The Leptospira mtsangambouensis genomic sequence ACCTATACTTGGTCTTTGGAAAAAAGAAAACAAATTGCAAAAATCCTAGATGAAAAAGAAATCATTCTCATCGAAGATGAAGCATATCGGTATTTGGATTTTAATGGAATCGTTTATCCTTCTGTCAGTTCTTTTCGGAAACGAAGTGACCTAACATTTGTTCTTGGAAGTTTTTCTAAAATTTTATCTCCTGGGTTTCGGTTGGGTTGGACGGTAGTGCCAGAGCTATACCGATCTCTTTTTACTGCGATCAAACAAGGAAACGATTTGAATTCCAACCAATTTTCACAAGTGGTTGTTTCTAAACTTATGAATGTTTTGGATTGGAAAGGTCATCTGCATTCCATTCAAAAATTTTATTCCGATAAAAAAGAAACTTTGGTTTCTCTTTTGAAAGAAAATCTTCCAGAAGCTCGGTTTAGTATTCCCGAAGGAGGAATGTTCCTTTGGGTAGAATATCCGAAAGTTTCTTCCAAAGAACTTATGGAACGTTGTCTTACAAGCGGTGTGGCGATGGTACCTGGATCTGAGTTTTCTCCTGCAAGCCGTTCATCCTCGTATTTTCGAATGAACTTTAGTTTTTTGGAAAAAGAAGACTTGGAACTTGGAGTCAAACGAATCACTAAAGTGTATCGAGACATAAATACGTG encodes the following:
- a CDS encoding PLP-dependent aminotransferase family protein — translated: MKTEMPSIFSAKRTSFVRTSVIREILKLTVENSDILSFAGGLPNPNLLPKDVLNTVMESVVKENISTAFQYGDSSGYLPLRTVISNKLTDVYWSTPESITITHGSQQGLDILGKMFMDPDTNVLLEDPVYLGALQAFSPYNPNFFSVPIEPDGPNLYWLEEIVSQNKIHVFYVNPSYQNPSTYTWSLEKRKQIAKILDEKEIILIEDEAYRYLDFNGIVYPSVSSFRKRSDLTFVLGSFSKILSPGFRLGWTVVPELYRSLFTAIKQGNDLNSNQFSQVVVSKLMNVLDWKGHLHSIQKFYSDKKETLVSLLKENLPEARFSIPEGGMFLWVEYPKVSSKELMERCLTSGVAMVPGSEFSPASRSSSYFRMNFSFLEKEDLELGVKRITKVYRDINT